In Litorimonas taeanensis, one DNA window encodes the following:
- a CDS encoding AraC family transcriptional regulator: MFEKITQNTSLDYAFINTPPRKITVAEQRQVLHNLIDLYGPDWFVKNPDYFMREQTGPLIDAVSSSQNVKDAMMTIAKYVHKLAASIFIEIFETKSKLLLSFEFISPPTAPNAPPETIERLKIEQRTYAEVFALIMTPLGRSFMGPYSNEAELWLKHPEPSYSDAYAKTFLSKVKFGQDYNAFAIPNIHLDRPSPTSDPTRYAQAIMELSSEDIPANAFPQNTNTLIEKVERFLRSYPSGRPTVDDVSEAFHTSRRSLTRKLNLAGTSFRDLSDTALFHRSQELTQTSDLSRAAIAEKLGYNDITSYSRAIRRWRKMGLGS, from the coding sequence GTGTTTGAAAAAATCACGCAAAACACGTCTCTTGATTACGCCTTTATCAACACCCCTCCACGCAAAATAACTGTCGCTGAACAGCGACAAGTTTTGCACAATCTTATCGATTTATATGGCCCAGATTGGTTCGTAAAAAATCCCGATTATTTCATGCGAGAGCAAACAGGCCCTCTTATTGATGCCGTCAGTTCAAGCCAGAATGTTAAAGACGCTATGATGACCATAGCAAAATATGTCCACAAACTCGCGGCTTCAATATTTATCGAAATTTTTGAAACCAAAAGCAAACTTTTACTCTCTTTTGAATTTATCAGCCCTCCGACTGCCCCAAACGCCCCCCCTGAAACTATAGAGAGGCTGAAAATTGAACAACGAACTTATGCCGAAGTCTTTGCTTTAATTATGACGCCTTTGGGGCGGAGTTTCATGGGACCATACTCAAACGAAGCTGAGCTTTGGCTGAAACATCCAGAGCCCAGCTATTCTGACGCCTATGCAAAAACGTTCCTATCCAAAGTAAAGTTTGGTCAAGATTATAACGCTTTTGCCATTCCTAATATTCATCTTGACCGACCCTCCCCTACGTCAGATCCAACGCGATACGCTCAGGCCATTATGGAATTGTCATCCGAAGACATTCCTGCCAACGCGTTTCCACAAAATACAAACACGCTCATTGAAAAAGTAGAGCGTTTTCTACGATCTTACCCGAGTGGCAGACCAACAGTAGATGATGTCAGTGAAGCCTTTCATACCTCTCGCCGCAGCTTAACACGAAAACTGAACCTAGCCGGAACCTCTTTCAGAGACCTCTCTGACACAGCCTTGTTTCATAGATCACAAGAACTAACTCAAACGAGCGATTTATCGCGCGCGGCCATTGCGGAAAAATTAGGGTATAATGATATTACGAGCTATAGCCGCGCCATAAGACGGTGGCGAAAAATGGGTCTTGGCTCTTAA